atatgaagccatttattatcacatagttatttggctcatttttaaattataatggtaacagaaatcacccaaatggccctgatcaaaagtttacttacccttgaatgtttggccttggtacagacacacaaggtgacacacacaggtttaaatggcaattaaaggttaatttccccacacctgtggctttttaaattgcaattagtgtctgtgtataaatagtcaatgagtttgttagctctcacttggatgcactgagcaggctagatactgagccatggggagcagaaaaaaactgtcaaaaaacctgcgtaacaaggtaatggaactttataaagatggaaaaggatataaaaagatatccaaagccttgaaaaatgccagtcagtactgttcaatcactttagtggaaaattcggggatctcttgataccaagccaaggttaggtagaccaagaaagatttcagccacaactgccagaagaattgtggGTTTTTCTCTGTATCCtgaacaggtaacctcaggagtaatacaggctgctctggaaaaagacggtgtggttgtttcaaggagcacaatatgacgatacttgaacaaaaattagctgcatggtcaagttttcagaaagaagccattgccacaaaaaagcccagttacaatatgcccgacaacaccttgacaagcctcacagcttctggcacactgtaatttggagtgacgagaccaaaatagagctttatggtcacaaccataagcgctatatttggagaggggtcaacaagtattgtgctccttgaaacaaccacacagtctttttccagagcagcctgtatttctcctgaggttacttgtgggtttttctctgtatcctgaacaattcttctggcagttgtggctgaaatctttcttggtctacctaaccttggcttggtatcaagagatccccgattttccactttttaataagtgattgaacagtactgactggcattttcaaggcttttgatatctttttatatccttttccatctttataaagttccattaccttgttacacaggtcttttgacagttcgttTCTGCTCCCCagggctcagtatctagcctgctcagtgcatccatgtgagagctaacaaactcattgactgtttatacacagacactaattgcaatttaaaaagacacaggtgtggggaaattaacctttaattgccatttaaacctgtgtgtgtcacattgtgtgtctgtaacaaggccaaacattcaggggtatgtaaaattttgatcagggccatttgggtgatttctgtcatcattatgatttaaaaaggagccaaacaactatgtgatttaataaatggcttcatatgatcactatccttaaataaaagacaggttttttgcatgatcagtcatattttcaaaatcattgccaaaatttcacaatttctgccagggtatgcaaactttttagcacaactgtatatgtatacacactaccggtcaaaagttttgaaacttttcaaaaagtcaccctttgcctagaatttgcagacatgtactcttgacattttctcaaccaacttcttgaggtatcaccctgggatgctttttaaacagtattgaaggagttcccatctatgttgggcacttattggctgcttttctttattatttggtccaagtcatcaatttcaaaaacttttttttttaaattacattttagttttataatgaaataaattaatatgatggcacaattatatttttgcctacaaaactaatttcaaacatttaagcatacgccttcagatcaaaaaatttttaagatcatgagaaacatttcagtcgtgtttcaaaagctttgaccggtagtgtatatatatatatttatttatttattaaagatggaaaataagaagaaaatggtagttaagaaatattttattcttaagaatgttttgtgaatcCTGCACCAGAAGTTTGTGTTGGCTCTTTGATATTGGACTTCTTTGTTCAGAGCATCCAAATCTTCTATGTGCTTGAACTGTTAATGCAACTACTTTGTTCACACAACATCAATACAGAACTTTTCTGGTAAATACCCTATAGGTTGGCAAATGTCCGTATCTGATTTACTGGCATTTCAATAATGGAAACTTTTCAGCCATGACCTCTAATTTGTACATGGCATTGATTGAATTTAAGGCAATGTtctgttttggtttggtttgtttttttgtttgtttgtttttttgcagcaaGATTGGATGATTTCAttgatatacactggtggccaaaaatttggaacagattttgctcttatggaatgaaattggtacttttattcaccaaagtggtattcaactggtcacaatgtataatcaggacattaataacatgaaaaattactgtcacaatttgaaaaaaaataaaaaatgttcagaacttcttaaactacttcaaggaGTTCATCAAAaattcctccacgtgcagcaatgacagctttgcagatccttggcattctagctgtcagtttgtccagatacttaggtgacatttcaccccaagcttcctgtagcacttgccatagatgtggctgtcttatcgggtgcttctcacgcaccttacagcctagctgatcccacaaaagctcaatggggttaagattcataacacttgaggggggcctgggtagctcagtggtaaagacactggctaccacccctggagttcactagttcgaatcccagggtgtgctgagtgactccagccgggtctcctaagcaaccaaattggcccggttgcttggagggtagagtcacacgggttaacctccttgtgatcgctacaatgtggttcactctcagtgtggcacatggtgagttgtgcatgggtgccgcagtggatggcgtgaagcctccacacatgctatatcttcgcggtaacacgctcaacaagccacatgataagatgtgcgggttgatggtctcagacgcggaggcagctgagattcatcctctgccacccagattgaggcgagtcactacgccaccatgaggacttagagcatattgggaattgggcattccaaattgggagaaaaattttttttttccaattatctgttgtccaatgactgtttctttgcccactctaaccttttctttttgtttttctgtttcaaaagtggctttttctttgcaattcttcccataaggcctgtacccttgagtcttctctttactgttgtacatgagactgttgttgagcgggtagaattcaatgaagctgtcagctgaggacatgtgaggcatctatttctcaaactagagactctgatgtacttattctcttgtttagttgtacatctgggccttccacatctctttctgtccttgttagagccagttatcctttgtctttgaagattgtagtgtacacctttgaattaaatcttcagttttctggcagtttcaagcattgtatagccttcattcctcaaaacaatgattgactgacgagtttctagagaaagctgtttctttttttctatttttgatctaatattgaccttaagacatgccagtctattgcatactgtggcaactcaaacacaaacacaaagacaatgttaagctccatttaacgaaccaaatagctttcagcagtgcttgatataatggcaagtgattttctagtactaaattagcaatttagcatgattactcaaggataaggtgttggagtgatggctgctggaaatggggcctgtctagatttgatcaaaaatgactgttttcaaatagtgatggtgctgtttttttacatcaataatgttcTGACtatttttgtgatcagttgaatgacactttggtgaattaaagtaccaatttccttctgaaatggcaaaatctgtacattattccaaacttttggccgcaagtGTATCTGTTGCATTGTTTTCTCCATAGATAATGTGCCTGCAGGAGGTTCAAGAGGACCACTATAAAGAACAAATCAAACCATCTCTAGAATATTTAGGTACTGAGGACTATATTTTTTTACCCTAGTGATTTGGTTCTATTTATCAGTATGTATTTTGTGTTGTGTATGTCCTTTAGAATGTttactgtatttaaataattttagataaataGTCTGTACCTTTTTGTATCATCGCTGTGCACTTTTGCttctttgcttttaaaacaggcTACCACTGTGAATACAAACGGCGAACAGGTCTGAAGCCTGACGGCTGTGCTGTGGTCTTCAAACGTGAGCGCTTCTCTCTGGTGTCCTGTCACCCTGTGGAGTATTTCCGCCGTGGGATCCCTCTACTGGACCGTGATAATGTGGGCCTGGTTCTGCTGCTGCGGCCCGTAGACCGAAATAGCTCTCTTACCAACGTCTGTGTGGCCAATACACATTTACTGTACAACCCTAGACGTGGGGACATTAAACTGGCGCAGCTGGCTATGCTGCTGGCAGAGATCAGCCAAGTGGTCCAGTTACCTGACAGCAGTGTTTGTCCTGTGGTGCTCTGTGGGGATTTTAACTCTGTTCCCTGGTCTCCTTTATATCGTTTTATTAAAGAAAGCAGACTGGAATATGATGGCATGCAAATCGGAAAAGTAGGCAGAAACCTTAGGAAAAATGTCCTTTGAATtgtatacatttctttttttttatatcgcTTAAtctttgatttgttcatcttGCAGGTGTCAGGACAGGAGGAAAACCCAAGAGGACAGCGTATTCTCGCTGTGCCGATTTGGCCTAGACATCTGGGCATCTCTCAGCAGTGCCAGTATGAAGCACCAACCAGAGGTCACCTTTCAGCCCTTATAACATATATCACATATATGTACACTGACATACTAAATAAAGATGGCTTCTATTCTAAGAACATTTCTGGACAGTTTTGCCATCGACAAATAAGCAGtcattttgtttgctttttggaATATTTGTTTTGGTCCTCTGCTACTAACTGTTTACTAGTTAAATTAGgaaaattatcatcatttactcacactcatgctaccccagatgtgtatgactttctttcttctgcaaaatgcaaacaaagattttttgaagaatatctcagctgtgtaggccAATGCAAGTGATTtgtgtccaaaactttgaagctccaaaaagcacataaaggtatcataaaagtaattcataagacccccagtggtttaatccatgtcttctgaagcgatccaatcaattttgggtgagaacagaccaaaatataagtcctttttcactctaaatcttgaAATTAGCAGTTtcattggcaatcatgatttcaagctcgattgaaattatgattgtgccttgagactgcaatggcaagaggTACATtaaaaaaggagaaattctgGTCTGCTCTCACTCAAAAcctattggatcgcttcagaagccatgaattaaatcactggagtcttatagataaTTTGAATGCTGCCtctatgtactttttggagcttcaaaggtttgttcaccattcacttacattatatggacctacagagctgagatattcttcttaaaatctggAATTCTGGAATGTTTCAAAGATTTAATGCaactaaaatgttgtttttattccTTTTACAGATTCTGACGTGAGGGATTTAGAGCAGGCAGCTTTAGCAGTGCTAGATGGGTAAATCCAACTGCTGTAAATCCATATCTCTACTGTACTGTGTTTGATTCATCATTCATGCCAAAAGCCATcccttaaatataaatatttcagaGTGTGATATGATTGAATTCTGTGCCACTTGTTTCTTTAGACCTTTTGTTGTTCTCCCCTTTCCTCGGCcatcaatgttttaaaagcacGTGACAGTCTTGACAATCTGTGCTATTCTGCAAATTTAAAGTGAACTGATTGGACAGCTCAAAGTGAAGTGTCCTATTTACATCCCATGATCCATGTTTCCCAATCTTTCAACAGCATTTCAAGTTTCAGGGTATCAACCTTTAATTGACAATAttagccatttttctcatgtgaTCTGTTGTGTAGTTTAACCAAGCCCAGCATTGAGCATGGTTTGAAGCTGACTTCTGCATACTCGCACTACTTAAAAGAGAGTGGTCAACCTGAGATCACCACATGCCACTCACGGACAGCCATTACCGTTGATTATATCTTCTACTCAGCGGCTCTGGGGGACGTGACGGCTCAGCCAGGTGTGATTGGTATATTCATTAGATTTCCACGTCTTTTAAATTCCTATTAAATACTTTACTGGTATGTTGTGTAATGTAAGATTGTAATGActactttaagtaaaaaaaaacaattgtctgTAACCGTTGCAGCTGCTGCCACCATATTAACTTGTTGCATAAACATGTATTTGCGTCATGACATACTTTTGGAAAGTTCatgtgtcctgtggtgtgacatgctattctttaactaaaactattttaaaaagcatttgcttattcatttttattaattaaatatgtagctTTTGTCACAAAATATTAATTGAGGGATaacatgaaatatttgtacttttacacTGCAAGACCTGAACAAGTGAAGGctgattaattaaaaacaaaaacaaaaacaaaaaaaacttaaaaggaaTGGTGACAGTCAATTTTAGCCTAAAATCATGATGTTAATAAAGAGACATTCACAGGCACCTCATGGGCATTACTCATTTGCATAATGTATCCTCAATAAATGCTGTCAGTAGAAACGGATGACATTAGACTACTAATGTACATTATACGTCACCACTCCTGTAAGCATCTGACCCCTGATGCTGCTGTTTGCTGCAGTGCAATACATTCCACAGCAAAGTTTACTCTGCTGCTGGTTACTGTTGcactgtctgtttttcttttacaCAGAATGTAGTGTGTCACCAGAGAGGGGTCTGCAGCTGCTGGGCAGGTTAGCCCTGGTGGGAGAAACTGAACTCCAGGAGGTCAACGGCCTTCCAAACCAGCACAACTCATCTGACCACCTGCCACTTCTGACACGCTTCCGTCTACACCCTTGAACTGATGTACCAGTACCATACCATGCCTATAAATCAGTTTGTGGCCAGAAGAGGAATAATGTTTTGGATTTTCAATACGAATACAAACATTTTTTGTAAACTCTTCAACCCATGCCATGTGTATTGTACACCAGCGAAGAAATGACTAATGTCAGTAACTTGGAAATTACTTGGATCACATCTTTGGATTATATGACGAACTTAAAGCAGTGGAGCGTGAATTGGAAGCTTGTCTGTAATTTCTGAGCATAGTTACCTTTTATCCAAGGTATTACAGGGCAGTGACATACACACTGTTCCTAATGGATTAAGGGTGTTTTGTTGTAAAATTTGGCAGCTTTGACAATAATCAAGTCAGTGCatgatgtttaaatgttttattttttttagttgtgaCTGATTTTAGGAGGCATCTCTGTTTCAGACctgcatacattttaaaaagggattaaaaaaaaaaaagagcaaaataaatgattttatctTCAACGAGCTACTAATATGTGTCATTTGTCTAATgatgcagagctgtaatctaagcAAAATGTGTCTACATTAAAGAAGTGATAATagaagtcaaatttatttgtatagcgcttttcacaacagacgtCGTTTCAAAGCTGCTGTACAGGAATTAAGCTATAacagaaatgaatgaatataatgccagtattagttatttatgtttagaactattagtggtttaaattagtaaactaagtgttgtgggtcaatggttaaacaaaatgttttgtatGAACtaaaagttttagtgttaaagtccttgaagtcatccagaATTAACTGAGGAATTACACGTAGATACACGTGATGTAGAAGATCATCATTTCAATGAACTTGCTTTTTAATAAGCTAAATCTGTCCCCAAAGTCTAACCCAGCCATATCCCAGTTCCCGACATTTCTAATGCATCACACAAATAGTATATCAAGCTTATCAAAGGTATCAGATGGCAACAATTCATCTATTTCACAGTATGTAATACTATCAATCGAGATATTACCAGAGGTATTGTATTCATCATAGGATTTGCTGCAAAGTGAATTTTCCTGTAATTTTGGTGACCTCAAGATTGAACCAAATATCCTCTTCATACCCTTCAGAGATACTGTCAAATCGGAATTCCAATTccaataatacattttatcagCAAATAGAAGCTCTTTTAACAATCCAGATTTAAGGTAATGTTTGTAAAAACAGCTGGCTAACACTTTCCAAATAATACTGCTGGCTTGCCTAATAGCTTTCTTTGTTAAAGCATGATCTACTCAAATATCCAGATGAGTTAGCCCAACTAATCTCTACTGTACATGGCTGTCATGGGGGAAAATATgtactttacagctcatataggTTCTACAAGTGAAGGAATTATCTTGCTGACAGCTCCAGTTCCTTTTAGGGTTTTTCAAATCATTCTTCTTTAGCCATATCTTCTTTATTAAAATCCAGGCATTGTGGCGTTTGAAGTCAATGACACATTCTTTTATTGGTGCCTCTAAGCATGAGACAATTGTAGGtgtttcaagtcatttttaccctgggagaagagatgagaaatgaAGGATTCATTTTTTGTAAATCCTCGGGGGCTCTATCCCCACATGCAGCGTTGTCTTTGTAAGCAGATTAATGCGGGAATATTCAATCCGTGCAAAATGACAGTTAGGCTGTGAGAGGACAACTGGCATATGCTGGGCCGCTGTTACATCACACCTGGTTAAATCTCAAAGCGTCTCTTTTGCACGATTAGCTGCTTGTCATACAGGAAGAGCTGCCTATACAACTGAATATTCAGATGGGAGTtggctgttaaaggaatattcgaggttacagtgaggcacttacaatgaaagtgaatggggccaatttgtggagggtttaaaggcagaaatgtgaagcttataattttataaaagcacttccattaattcttctgttaaaactcgtgtattatttgagctgtaaaggtgtttaaattattgtttttacgGTTATTTAAGGGTTTAATgggttacgtcatcatggcaaagttgtaaaataactttacacagaaaggttagtatgcgattttttcacactaaaagcatgtaaacacacatattgtttacagctataattttgaaacagtgagtattttaacacttGGCCCCACTGACTTCTgttgtaggtgcctcactgtaacccagatttttgctttcgaaacaaatttttgtggtagtcaacattatgccacaaatgctataaattgagctgaacttgttttgaacccggaatattcaagTTCTATTGAGTCTGAACAATGTCTTGGTTAGTAGACGTGACAATCTTTACTTaacctaaaactattttaaacaggatTTTGCTAATacttttatcatttttatatacATTCAGTTTTAATGACCTCTTGTGAGACTACACTGGATACTGTATTTGTTCTTTAAAAATAGGCGATTCAGTCCTATTTGTCTGGACAGCTCACTCATGCACTGAATCATCTGGAGCTGTTTCTCACTCTGGCCGCAATCTACACTTATCCGTTtagtttgaaattttttttttttttttttttttttttaaagttttctaacatcattgttttccttGTGGTAATGGACAACATTTTGGGAAcactccattttcggtggaggaaaacgctgttctagCGTGGATGAGACCCGTATAGATagaccatgtccacactaatccatacaagtttgaaaacacagtttttcagtttcctaaGGGCATAATTTTCCAAAGAATGCagttatggagagtgtttttgaaatTGTCAGTTTTCGGTGAaggaaaacactgttctagtgtgtatGAGAGGTGTAAAAGTAGCAAAATGaatgcttttttaaatgaaaacatattagtgtggacgtggccccagtaaaacgtctcggttatgtacgtaacctcggttccctgagacgaagggaacgagacattgcgtaattatgcatatggggagtgccttcatacaccacctatttgaaacctctctacaataacgccaatattgtaatattggctatggtgtttgagccccgcctgttttggagCGAAACtgaccgctataaaaacaggtgcacagacaccatttcctcagaatttctgactgagaacaaggagcgcatcgctcgtgcctcaagaactctgagtcttttAGTGTggctagcgttcgcaatgtctcgttcccttcatcttagggaaccgaggttacgtacgtaaccaagacgttcccttacgactcagtacacttgacattgcgtagttacgTACATGGTGAACAGAATCCCATCAAgccgcactacacaacataacttcccagagaggaaacatggcggTGCAGTCTTATGggatggcgaccgacatgagcatgccacagtgagtgatcctcgtgatggccaggaggagagcactcataaagaatatatgaactatagtatgaattaactccttatgaacccagtcaGGAAGGGAGTTTATTCATAATGAAGTGCTTGTGACTCTATGGTAATTATAACGGCCTGAAAGCAGATGGCTGtttaaatgatggggagcccatacttaaaaggaagggcatatatatatatatatggccaatGAAAAGCAAGTGCTCTCAacttgtgaagaaagagacgttacgtctaggttgtaaaaccttgtgattgtgttttgagaggaccatcctgctgtaAAACATATGTCCTGCAAgtacacaccattcgtccatgcccatgaggaggccatgcctctagttgagtgtgctttaacaccagttGTGCAAGTCtgaccctgcgactcataagccaaggtaattgcatcgacaatccagtgaaaAAGTCTTTggttggagacggacattccttttgtgtgtccTCCATAGCAATCTTCACGAAtgcatttttcattgttttttacgATGAGATTGtctatttcggctcgtaacacggGCGTGTCTTCAGATGAAAGTGTGGAAGAAAGAACGCCGTTGAAAAGGGGTGGCCACTGTGCAAATTGGattgtataaccatgttcgatcgttttttgcacccattctgaaatgccgattagggctcgccacgcgtccacataatgggacagagggcaatttggtttattcaccgtatgatataatgcgtcgctcaccatagggaagcggttgcgcataatgtgtgtgctttgaagtggAAAAGGGCTCTTTTTTGAGAATGTATGAGCATCTCATGCATTTGCAACAAGTGCTGTATTCTTTATTGCATTTTGTATAGCATTTTCTATTGTAtaggacacagaaacaacattttgcaaaatattgtgaacaacaatattcctctcCCGTTGAACAGCAGTGGGGAGGTAGGGAACAGTGTTCTGTGTTTCTAATCGAGCCTTCTTTGGAGCACCAGAGGGAACCATGGGCTCTGTTTTCCTCTTCAAAGCGTTGCGCCCGTCAGGAGCGTTTCTGCTGCACGGGGGGGTTCCTCCTGTCGGCGCGAGGTGGGTGCTGGTATGGCTGCTTCTGTCTGGGCCACGGCTTGCGTGGCCTTACCGGTGGCTCGGCAGGGGCAGGGGCAGGTGCTGGCACTGAGTTAGCGGGCATGGGTCTTTTAGCCAGGCGCTGGCTTGAGACAAAGCAGGGGTGAGCCGTCTGCGCTATGCTATGTTTGggcataaaatgttttatagctTGTGACTATGTTGTGGCTTGCTGCTGAGTTGCGATgtaacgctcagcaaacttaCTCACTGCACCaccaaagaggccggctggagacactggtgCATTCAACAGAGATGCTTTCTCTTTGTCACTCATCTCcttgagggtcagccatatatgaTGCTCCAGACcgaccaggttgcccatggacttgccgatggcctgcgccGTGACTTTTGTGGCGCGCAGTGCTAAGTCTGTAGGGGTCCATGGCTCTTTGAAAGTCTCTTGATcaaagccttgctcgtccatttgtctgaggagc
The nucleotide sequence above comes from Myxocyprinus asiaticus isolate MX2 ecotype Aquarium Trade chromosome 25, UBuf_Myxa_2, whole genome shotgun sequence. Encoded proteins:
- the LOC127416371 gene encoding protein angel homolog 2-like; its protein translation is MFGRYLRTVGSPPAQTVVSHWRQWYQPGHLCWTRPPHLQHPSPFFSTVRHPANRPLDPYNWSSWRQSGILPHTYPRRGLHLSRGLMECSDREPPQKRRKSAERRLPGEKSSHSPKHSPPKGSRSSGGSPEWLRNVTAVPVPPGKFLSSPKRTVEVPELKRHWEDLSHLCNVTTSAKGGRQKWPFDFSVMSYNILSQDLLCDNGYLYRHCSPPVLDWRHRFPNIMKELEQHSADIMCLQEVQEDHYKEQIKPSLEYLGYHCEYKRRTGLKPDGCAVVFKRERFSLVSCHPVEYFRRGIPLLDRDNVGLVLLLRPVDRNSSLTNVCVANTHLLYNPRRGDIKLAQLAMLLAEISQVVQLPDSSVCPVVLCGDFNSVPWSPLYRFIKESRLEYDGMQIGKVSGQEENPRGQRILAVPIWPRHLGISQQCQYEAPTRDSDVRDLEQAALAVLDGLTKPSIEHGLKLTSAYSHYLKESGQPEITTCHSRTAITVDYIFYSAALGDVTAQPECSVSPERGLQLLGRLALVGETELQEVNGLPNQHNSSDHLPLLTRFRLHP